In a genomic window of Ipomoea triloba cultivar NCNSP0323 chromosome 3, ASM357664v1:
- the LOC116012570 gene encoding pentatricopeptide repeat-containing protein At3g14330, whose protein sequence is MALMAVSQITTLTICNTGITATSGPQKLHKLNTKPLNSTIKSLSKIGKLDEALHQIESQPLKSPSTHLSPDSYAAVLHACISRKSFEHGQRLYLHLLLHHANGDFLSNPILKSKFITLFSVCGRLDEARRVFEHGVEAENLPESVWVAMAIGYSKNGRSKEALFLYSEMLSHVNEPGNFAFSVAVKACSDLLDLTVGRAVHAQIIKSTTEPDQVVYNGLLTMYMECGCFEDVLKVFEKMPERNVVSWNSLISGFVKRDMVFEAFETFRRMQRAEVGYSWVTFTTILALCADLTSIYSGKEIHAQIVKSSGTPDVLVLNSVLDMYAKCGEIKYCQRVFDKMKYKDLTSWNTMINGFAINGFMAEAMELFDEMAGCGVKPDGVTFIALLSGCSHKGLTDLGQVLFKRMSSEFRIEPSVEHYACLVDALGRAGKIKEALQVVKRMPMKPSGSVLGSVLNSCKIHGNVSLAEAVTIRLFEMEPNNAGNYIMLSNIYAKAGSWERVKKLREMMEKRGVKKDAGCSWIQVKSKVHTFVASGGFELRNSDEYKKMWNELEEAIEAAGYKPDTGVVLHDVNEEMKAEWVCGHSERLATVFGLINTGSGVPIRITKNLRVCADCHTWMKFVSEVTQRRIILRDTNRFHHFEKGDCSCNDYW, encoded by the coding sequence ATGGCTCTAATGGCCGTTTCTCAAATAACTACTTTAACGATCTGCAACACCGGCATAACGGCCACCTCAGGTCCCCAGAAACTCCATAAGCTAAACACGAAACCTCTAAACTCAACAATCAAATCTCTCTCTAAAATCGGCAAATTAGACGAAGCTCTTCACCAGATCGAATCCCAACCGTTGAAATCTCCCTCCACCCACCTCAGTCCGGACTCCTATGCCGCCGTCCTCCACGCCTGCATTTCAAGAAAATCGTTCGAACACGGCCAAAGGCTATACCTCCACCTTCTCCTCCACCACGCCAACGGAGACTTTCTCAGCAACCCTATACTGAAATCCAAGTTTATTACCCTCTTCTCTGTTTGTGGCCGCCTCGACGAGGCTCGCCGTGTTTTCGAGCATGGTGTTGAGGCCGAGAATCTGCCCGAGTCTGTCTGGGTGGCGATGGCTATTGGGTACTCCAAAAATGGGCGTTCCAAAGAAGCACTGTTTCTTTATTCTGAAATGCTGTCCCATGTCAACGAACCCGGGAATTTTGCATTTTCCGTTGCGGTGAAGGCTTGTTCGGATTTGTTGGACTTGACAGTCGGTAGAGCGGTTCATGCCCAGATTATAAAATCTACTACGGAGCCTGACCAAGTTGTATACAATGGCCTTTTGACTATGTACATGGAATGTGGGTGCTTCGAAGATGTGCTGAAGGTGTTTGAGAAAATGCCTGAAAGGAATGTTGTTAGTTGGAACTCTTTGATTTCGGGTTTTGTTAAGAGAGATATGGTATTTGAGGCCTTTGAAACCTTCCGGAGAATGCAAAGAGCAGAGGTGGGGTATAGCTGGGTAACTTTTACTACAATTTTGGCACTATGTGCTGATCTAACATCAATTTACAGTGGGAAAGAGATACATGCTCAAATTGTGAAATCATCTGGGACACCGGACGTTCTAGTGCTTAATTCAGTCTTGGATATGTATGCCAAATGTGGAGAAATAAAGTACTGTCAAagagtgtttgacaaaatgaaGTACAAGGATCTAACATCATGGAATACTATGATTAATGGGTTTGCAATCAATGGATTTATGGCAGAAGCTATGGAGTTGTTTGATGAGATGGCTGGCTGTGGAGTTAAGCCTGATGGGGTGACATTTATTGCTTTATTGTCTGGTTGTAGCCACAAAGGGCTTACCGATCTTGGGCAAGTATTGTTCAAGAGAATGAGTTCAGAGTTCAGAATCGAGCCTTCTGTAGAGCATTATGCTTGTTTGGTGGACGCATTAGGTAGAGCCGGGAAAATCAAAGAGGCTTTGCAAGTTGTGAAAAGGATGCCTATGAAACCAAGTGGTAGCGTTTTGGGATCAGTACTAAATTCATGTAAAATCCATGGAAATGTCTCTCTTGCAGAGGCAGTGACAATACGACTCTTTGAGATGGAACCGAACAATGCAGGAAACTATATAATGCTATCGAACATCTATGCTAAAGCTGGGAGTTGGGAGAGAGTTAAAAAACTGAGGGAGATGATGGAGAAGAGGGGGGTTAAAAAAGATGCTGGATGCAGCTGGATACAGGTTAAAAGTAAAGTGCACACTTTCGTCGCTAGTGGTGGTTTTGAACTCCGTAATTCAGATGAATATAAGAAAATGTGGAATGAATTAGAGGAAGCTATTGAAGCAGCTGGGTATAAACCCGATACAGGCGTCGTTCTTCATGATGtgaatgaagaaatgaaggCAGAGTGGGTTTGTGGGCACAGTGAGAGGCTAGCAACAGTGTTTGGGTTGATTAATACAGGTTCTGGAGTTCCCATTAGGATCACAAAGAATCTTCGTGTTTGTGCAGATTGTCACACTTGGATGAAATTTGTATCAGAAGTAACACAGAGAAGAATTATATTGAGAGATACAAATAGGTTCCACCATTTTGAAAAAGGGGACTGCTCTTGCAATGACTATTGGTGA
- the LOC116012572 gene encoding uncharacterized oxidoreductase At4g09670-like — MAEENTIRFGIMGCADIARKVSRAIHLAPNATLHAVASRSVHKAKQFAIKNGLAETVKIYGSYNELLDDPSVDAVYMPLPTSLHSHWAVLAAEKKKHLLLEKPTALNVDELDKILDACERNGVQFMDASMWYHHPRTAKMKELLSDSDIFGQVNSIHSSSSYSAPPAFLENDIRVKPDLDALGALGDAGWYCIGSILWAMNQKLPTTVVALPAIEKNSAGVILSCSASLYWGEGTVATFFCSFLAHESMDILVCGSKGSLSVKDFIIPFAETSGSFSFASGSKFLDLHVGWNAQPDEVQVASQLPQEAMMVMEFSELVNAIKFLGRKPEHKWPHSSRLSQLVLDAVKNSIDLGFQPVHL, encoded by the exons ATGGCCGAGGAGAACACAATTCGTTTTGGCATAATGGGGTGCGCTGATATAGCAAGAAAGGTCTCCAGAGCCATACACCTAGCCCCCAACGCCACTCTTCACGCCGTCGCTAGCCGTTCAGTGCACAAAGCGAAACAGTTTGCAATAAAAAACGGCTTAGCAGAAACGGTTAAGATCTACGGCAGCTACAACGAATTGCTTGATGACCCGTCGGTGGATGCAGTTTACATGCCGCTTCCGACAAGCCTTCACTCCCATTGGGCAGTCTTGGCTGCGGAGAAGAAGAAGCACTTGCTGCTTGAGAAACCTACTGCCCTGAACGTGGATGAGCTCGATAAGATTCTTGATGCCTGTGAGAGAAATGGGGTTCAGTTTATGGATGCTAGCATGTGGTATCATCATCCTAGGACTGCCAAGATGAAGGAATTGCTATCCGATTCTGACATCTTCGGACAAGTCAACTCG ATCCACAGCTCATCATCTTATTCAGCACCTCCAGCATTTCTGGAAAACGACATAAGAGTGAAACCGGACTTGGATGCCCTAGGCGCACTGGGAGATGCTGGATGGTACTGCATTGGTTCCATATTGTGGGCTATGAACCAAAAGCTGCCGACAACTGTGGTTGCGCTGCCTGCTATAGAGAAAAACTCAGCCGGGGTCATATTGTCATGCAGCGCGTCTTTATACTGGGGTGAAGGAACTGTTGCAACATTTTTCTGCTCCTTTCTTGCACACGAGTCGATGGACATACTAGTCTGTGGCTCCAAGGGATCGCTCTCTGTCAAAGACTTCATAATCCCCTTTGCAGAGACGTCTGGTTCCTTCAGCTTCGCTTCTGGTTCTAAGTTTTTGGATCTCCACGTCGGGTGGAATGCTCAACCTGATGAGGTTCAAGTGGCTTCACAGTTGCCCCAAGAAGCTATGATGGTTATGGAGTTCTCTGAGCTAGTGAATGCCATCAAATTCTTGGGAAGAAAACCAGAGCACAAGTGGCCTCACAGCAGCAGATTAAGTCAACTAGTGCTGGATGCTGTTAAAAATTCTATAGACCTTGGTTTCCAACCTGTTCATTTGTAG
- the LOC116012571 gene encoding cold-responsive protein kinase 1-like, with protein sequence MAGSGRWWWLAVVMLVVSVSEPAFSDPQTEIVDQGCGLYHVSDVPNYNRELNLSFADLRNQLSSANKHFATSTQKTVYAMAQCRKYLSTADCVACFDAAVLVTRNCSNAGVNSAILVFDGCFLRYNNGYFYDQSIDEIIGGTYRVCGNRTASKQNIFNATAAQQLNELLLATPRIHGFYAAAKLQEESPGGATTYAVAQCAETMSESNCKDCLSVAYNNIKDCLPNSADGRAGVDAGCFLRYSDTPFFADNQTTDITPFLGRGNSSGKKKPILAGVVGTVGIILVLAALFLWYLQSRKQNAWIRGNILGTKSYIYKDLKAATNDFSEENILGKGGFGDVYKGTLQSGDVVAVKKLIAISSRAKANFETEISLIANANHPNLIRLLGYSGNGKVLILVYEYMANASLDKYIYGEKRGMLNWKQRVDIILGMARGLEYLHEQFDVCIIHRDIKSSNILLDDEFQPKIADFGLARLLPENKTHLTTKFAGTLGYTAPEYAIHGHLSEKVDIYSFGIVILEIISGRRSSDLKVEPVTEYLLEQAWKLYENDEHLGLVDNNLDPNEYEAEEVKRMLEIALVCTQSPSKIRPSMSEVVVMLSSTDASIIQKPQNRPTTITDFNKRMPTATNTSTLTNATISFSRFSGR encoded by the exons ATGGCAGGCTCAGGCAGGTGGTGGTGGTTGGCGGTGGTGATGTTGGTAGTATCCGTATCAGAACCTGCATTCTCCGACCCACAAACCGAAATAGTCGACCAGGGTTGCGGCCTGTACCATGTTAGCGATGTGCCAAATTATAACAGGGAACTCAACCTCAGCTTTGCTGATCTGAGAAACCAGTTATCCAGCGCCAATAAACACTTTGCCACCTCCACTCAGAAGACTGTCTACGCAATGGCACAGTGCAGAAAGTACCTCTCCACTGCGGACTGTGTGGCCTGTTTCGATGCCGCCGTGTTAGTAACCCGAAACTGCTCCAACGCCGGAGTCAACTCTGCTATTCTCGTATTTGATGGGTGCTTCCTAAG GTACAACAATGGTTACTTCTATGACCAGAGTATAGATGAGATTATAGGAGGAACCTATCGAGTTTGTGGTAATCGAACTGCCAgcaaacaaaatattttcaatgccaCAGCAGCACAACAACTAAATGAGCTTCTACTTGCAACGCCCAGAATTCATGGCTTTTACGCTGCAGCAAAGCTTCAGGAGGAATCTCCTGGTGGTGCTACCACCTATGCGGTGGCGCAATGTGCTGAAACCATGAGCGAAAGCAACTGTAAAGATTGTTTGTCAGTAGCTTACAATAACATAAAGGATTGTTTACCTAATTCTGCGGATGGAAGAGCTGGGGTTGATGCAGGATGTTTCTTGAGATATTCAGACACCCCTTTTTTTGCTGATAACCAGACAACTGACATAACACCCTTCCTAGgaagag GGAATAGTTCAGGAAAGAAGAAACCTATTCTTGCGGGTGTAGTCGGTACTGTAGGGATCATTTTGGTATTAGCAGCCCTTTTCCTTTGGTATCTGCAATCAAGAAAGCAAAATGCTTGGATAAGAG GCAATATTTTGGGGACAAAgagctatatatataaagatttgaaAGCTGCAACAAATGATTTCAGCGAAGAAAATATACTGGGTAAAGGAGGTTTTGGTGATGTATATAAG GGCACCCTACAAAGCGGGGATGTGGTGGCAGTAAAGAAACTGATAGCAATTTCTAGTAGAGCAAAGGCAAACTTCGAGACTGAAATTAGTCTTATTGCAAATGCGAATCATCCCAATCTCATTCGTCTATTGGGATATTCTGGCAATGGAAAAGTGCTCATACTGGTTTATGAATACATGGCAAATGCCAGCCTTGACAAATACATATATG GAGAGAAACGGGGGATGCTGAATTGGAAGCAAAGGGTAGACATAATATTGGGTATGGCTAGAGGTCTTGAGTATCTGCATGAGCAGTTCGATGTATGCATCATACACAGAGACATCAAATCTAGCAATATACTACTTGATGACGAATTCCAACCCAAAATAGCTGATTTTGGTTTAGCAAGGCTTTTACCAGAAAATAAGACTCATCTTACAACTAAATTTGCAGGGACTTT GGGATATACAGCGCCAGAATATGCAATTCATGGCCATTTATCAGAGAAAGTTGACATCTATAGTTTTGGCATTGTTATCCTAGAGATCATCAGTGGGCGACGGAGCAGTGACTTAAAAGTTGAGCCTGTAACTGAGTATCTCCTAGAACAG GCATGGAAATTGTACGAGAATGATGAACATCTAGGACTCGTGGACAATAATTTAGACCCAAATGAGTATGAGGCAGAGGAAGTGAAGAGAATGTTGGAAATAGCATTGGTGTGTACCCAATCACCCTCGAAGATAAGGCCAAGCATGTCAGAAGTGGTGGTCATGCTTTCAAGTACTGATGCCTCAATCATTCAAAAACCCCAAAACAGGCCAACCACTATTACTGATTTCAATAAGAGGATGCCTACAGCTACAAACACTTCAACACTAACTAATGCCACCATTTCATTTTCTCGTTTCTCAGGCCGCTAG